A single Pan troglodytes isolate AG18354 chromosome 19, NHGRI_mPanTro3-v2.0_pri, whole genome shotgun sequence DNA region contains:
- the C1QTNF1 gene encoding complement C1q tumor necrosis factor-related protein 1 isoform X1 produces MMSATGPGRKMGSHGQGLLLVYCLLLAFASGLVLSRVPHVQGEQQEWEGTEELPSPPDHAERAEEQHEKYRPSQDQGLPASRCLRCCDPGTSMYPATAVPQINITILKGEKGDRGDRGLQGKYGKTGSAGARGHTGPKGQKGSMGAPGERCKSHYAAFSVGRKKPMHSNHYYQTVIFDTEFVNLYGHFNMFTGKFYCYVPGIYFFSLNVHTWNQKETYLHIMKNEEEVVILFAQVGDRSIMQSQSLMLELREQDQVWVRLYKGERENAIFSEELDTYITFSGYLVKHATEP; encoded by the exons GGCCCGGCAGGAAGATGGGCTCCCATGGACAGGGACTCTTGCTGGTGTACTGCCTGCTCCTTGCCTTTGCCTCTGGCCTGGTCCTGAGTCGTGTGCCCCATGTCCAGGGGGAACAGCAGGAGTGGGAGGGGACTGAGGAGCTGCCGTCCCCTCCGGACCATGCCGAGAG GGCTGAAGAACAACATGAAAAATACAGGCCCAGTCAGGACCAGGGGCTCCCTGCTTCCCGGTGCTTGCGCTGCTGTGACCCCGGTACCTCCATGTACCCGGCGACCGCCGTGCCCCAGATCAACATCACTATCTTGAAAG GGGAGAAGGGTGACCGCGGAGATCGAGGCCTCCAAGGGAAATACGGCAAAACAGGCTCAGCAGGGGCCAGGGGCCACACTGGACCCAAAGGGCAGAAGGGCTCCATGGGGGCCCCTGGGGAGCGGTGCAAGAGCCACTACGCCGCCTTCTCGGTGGGCCGGAAGAAGCCCATGCACAGCAACCACTACTACCAGACGGTGATCTTCGACACGGAGTTCGTGAACCTCTACGGCCACTTCAACATGTTCACCGGCAAGTTCTACTGCTACGTGCCCGGCATCTACTTCTTCAGCCTCAACGTGCACACCTGGAACCAGAAGGAGACCTACCTGCACATCATGAAGAACGAGGAGGAGGTGGTGATCTTGTTCGCGCAGGTGGGCGACCGCAGCATCATGCAAAGCCAGAGCCTGATGCTGGAGCTGCGGGAGCAGGACCAGGTGTGGGTGCGCCTCTACAAGGGCGAACGCGAGAACGCCATCTTCAGCGAGGAGCTGGACACCTACATCACCTTCAGCGGCTACCTGGTCAAGCACGCCACCGAGCCCTAG
- the C1QTNF1 gene encoding complement C1q tumor necrosis factor-related protein 1 isoform X2, whose product MGSHGQGLLLVYCLLLAFASGLVLSRVPHVQGEQQEWEGTEELPSPPDHAERAEEQHEKYRPSQDQGLPASRCLRCCDPGTSMYPATAVPQINITILKGEKGDRGDRGLQGKYGKTGSAGARGHTGPKGQKGSMGAPGERCKSHYAAFSVGRKKPMHSNHYYQTVIFDTEFVNLYGHFNMFTGKFYCYVPGIYFFSLNVHTWNQKETYLHIMKNEEEVVILFAQVGDRSIMQSQSLMLELREQDQVWVRLYKGERENAIFSEELDTYITFSGYLVKHATEP is encoded by the exons ATGGGCTCCCATGGACAGGGACTCTTGCTGGTGTACTGCCTGCTCCTTGCCTTTGCCTCTGGCCTGGTCCTGAGTCGTGTGCCCCATGTCCAGGGGGAACAGCAGGAGTGGGAGGGGACTGAGGAGCTGCCGTCCCCTCCGGACCATGCCGAGAG GGCTGAAGAACAACATGAAAAATACAGGCCCAGTCAGGACCAGGGGCTCCCTGCTTCCCGGTGCTTGCGCTGCTGTGACCCCGGTACCTCCATGTACCCGGCGACCGCCGTGCCCCAGATCAACATCACTATCTTGAAAG GGGAGAAGGGTGACCGCGGAGATCGAGGCCTCCAAGGGAAATACGGCAAAACAGGCTCAGCAGGGGCCAGGGGCCACACTGGACCCAAAGGGCAGAAGGGCTCCATGGGGGCCCCTGGGGAGCGGTGCAAGAGCCACTACGCCGCCTTCTCGGTGGGCCGGAAGAAGCCCATGCACAGCAACCACTACTACCAGACGGTGATCTTCGACACGGAGTTCGTGAACCTCTACGGCCACTTCAACATGTTCACCGGCAAGTTCTACTGCTACGTGCCCGGCATCTACTTCTTCAGCCTCAACGTGCACACCTGGAACCAGAAGGAGACCTACCTGCACATCATGAAGAACGAGGAGGAGGTGGTGATCTTGTTCGCGCAGGTGGGCGACCGCAGCATCATGCAAAGCCAGAGCCTGATGCTGGAGCTGCGGGAGCAGGACCAGGTGTGGGTGCGCCTCTACAAGGGCGAACGCGAGAACGCCATCTTCAGCGAGGAGCTGGACACCTACATCACCTTCAGCGGCTACCTGGTCAAGCACGCCACCGAGCCCTAG